TGAAGGGAGCTATTTGCTCCTCGCCCCTTAAATGCCGGACAAGTTCGGCAATACTTTTTACGCCTATCACCTCGACCCCCCGCACCGTCGCGGCTTCGCTCTCGCATCCGGCGGGAATATAAACTTTAGTGATCTTTTTCTTCGCCGCCGCGAGCATCGCGGGAATGATACCGCCGCAGGATTTCACCTTTCCCGAGAGAGAGATCTCTCCTATGAAAAGAGCCTCCTCGCAATCTTCCGATTTAACGGCCCCCGATGCGCTGAGTATTCCCACCGCCATGGCGAGGTCCAGCTGAGTGCCCTCTTTTTTCACGTTCGCCGGCGATAGATTTATCAGAATCCTGCTTGAGGGCATTTTGAAACCCGAATTCCTTATCGCCGACTGAAGGCGGTCACGAGCCTCCCTCACCGAAGTGTCGGGAAGCCCCACGATGCTCACCGAGGGAAGGCCGCGGCCTATATCCACCTCCGCAGTGACTATGCACGCTTTTATGCCGTGAAGTGAAAAGGTTTTAATCTGCTTCAGCATGAAACCACTCCTGGGCGTTCAGAAACTCGTTGTTTATCCGCACATCTATAAAACCCGCGTCATAGAGATCTTTATTGAGGCATTTTGTGCCGCCGTCGTAAAACACGATTGCTCGGATCAGTCCGGAATAATCCTCCGGCGCGCCGCAGACGGAAACCACCACCGGCCTGCCGTAGATATTATTTTTCATGAATTCCTTCGCGCCGCCCGCGCCGAGCGGGGAGGCCGCGAAAAGGGTAATGAAGGCCCCTTTTTTCGTCCTGAAAGATTTGTTGTCTAATATTTCCGACACCTCCGCGTGAAACATATCTGAAGATGCCGCCCATTTGACATAGGGAAAACGGTGCCGCTCAATGCCGAATTCATCCCACACTTTGAACTTGCCGCGACTCTGTAAATAAAAAACCAGCGCGGCCGCGAACAGAGCCGCGAACACCGCCGACGCATAAATCTTTTTTCTCATTCTAAAACCGTATCCTTCTCTCAAGCCCAAGGTATTTTCTGCTGTCGCCGTTTTCATCCGGCTGATAAACCGCCCTGAGAATATTGTCTCCCTTTATGCGGTATATGAGCTCAAAACCGCTAAACAGCTGGAGCGAAGAAACGTCCTTCATGAACTCCATATTATAGCCGAAATACATTCTACCAAAAGATTTGCCCATATATAAATTCATCCTGTCCGGGGCATCCAGCGCATCGAGCTTGTTCCCGCTGTCAGCTCTTGCCGCCAAAGCGGACACATTGAGCCTCACATCGTCGACAATCCCTGTTTCCCTGACAATTTCCGAGAAAAAAGGATTTATAATAGAGGTGTCTATAACTTTGGCTATTTCCTTTTTCATGAATTCAAGATCGCCCGGCGCGGCCGAGGGTACGCCAGTTATCATCTGATAAGCCTGTTCCCCGCTCGTCTTGTCTGAAAAATCTTTTGAGGCGAGATTGATATCCAGCGACTCCAGCGGAGAATGCCGGATATCCACCCTTATGGTGTCGGCGATAACGTCAAAGGGCGGGTTCGGGTTTTTTCTGCTGACGGCAGCCTCGGCCTGAAGAGTGAGGAAGATCTTGTTTTTAGCGATATCTATTTCGGCAAAATCTATGTCAAGATTCTTGCCCAGATAGGTAAGCCTGCCGCGGTTGCTGGAAATTTTTCCGTTCACCTCATAAGGCGCGCCTTTGATATTGATGGAACCGTAAATATCCGCCTTGAACTTATCCGATATCCATTCAACATTCTTATCGAACACAAGTGTCACATCCATATCCGGAAGCGCGCCGCGTGATGTTTTCAGGCCGTCCTGCCGGTAAGAAAACCGGGCGTCTTTGATCTTCAGCAAACCTTTGATGGAAGCGTTTTCCCCGTCATCGGCGAGTGACAGATTGCCGGAAATCTTCCCGTAAGACGGCGCGGTCCCTAAAATATATTTGAGCACCTTTCTTCTTTCTATCAGAAGCCCGGGCACAACGACAGGCACGCCCTTTTCCGGCAGATACAGGTCAATGCTGTAATTTTTGAGACCCCCGGAGGCGAGGAGCGCCTCACCCGCGAGAGTGAAATCCACGCCTTTCACCGAGCCCGTTGAAGACATTATTATTTTACCGCCCCGGGAAACGGCATTGAGCGAAAAATCAACGGTTTCGGGATAATCCCTGTGCTTCGCGCGAAAACCGGACTTTATTTTCCCTTCTATCCGCGGCATTTCATAGGTGCCGCCGGCAAGGATACTGCCCGAGGCGGAAAAATTCCTTATCTCACCGAAAGAAGTCTGGATAACGGGGATCCTCACATTATCAGCGATAATAGAGGCATTATTAACCTGCCCTGCCGAGGCGGCGATATATCCGCCCGTCTGAATAAATCCTTCGGCCGTGTCGATCCTCACATCGGGATAAATAAAATCGCCGTCAAAAGTCACGCTGCCGGCAGCGCCAACCTTAGTTCCAATATAAATATCCGGCGCGGCAAAAGAAAATTTATAGCCTTTTGCCGAGGCATCAAACTCCATCTTCACATCGCCAAAAGCTTCTATATCCGAATTGAGCAGCTTCAGTATCTTTTGCAGATCCATGCTCCGCGTTTTCAGTTTCCATATCCCGCCGGGCTGCCAGAGCGCGGATATACGGCTGCCCCCCGTGAAAATCTCCCAGGCGCCGCCGGAAGATGCCAAAACGCCTTCAAGACCGTTGGAGGCGGCATTGGGCCTGGCGAAAACGGTTTTATCCGAACTGATAAAAATGTCATATTCAAAGGGTGTATAGAAAGCGTTTATGAAAACATCGTCGGCTTTGCCTTTCAGGCGCAGGCCGGAACTGTGGTCAATTTCAAAAACCGAATTGGCGAATATGTCAGCCGGGCCTTTTTTGATATTTCTGATCTGAACGCGTCCCCGCGCTGCGCGGCGTTCCATCTGCCACGAAACATCAAAAAATTCCACCCGCCCGGCGCCGGCGCGGATCAGAGCATGGGAAACGACAACCTCCTTTGGCCGGATGCCGGACATAATGAGACAGAACTCCCCTGACAGGGAATTCTGTCTAACGCCCGACGGGGAAATCGGAATTTCAGAATCGGGTATGCTTATGTTCAAAGCCGAAAGGCCGCTGGGCCGGAGCGTGCCGGATAATTTCTGTGAAAAATTTTCGCCGCTGATCTCGGCCTCGAAACCGCCGTCTTTGATTTTAACGCGGGCCGACAGATTCTCATCCTTTTTGAGAGCCTTGATCCGGAGAGGGTAATCTTTTATAAAGAGCTTACCCGAAATGCTTTTTGACAGTGTCAATTCGCCGGAGGCATATTGACCGAATATCATATTCGTCAGCGCGGCCGTGCCGCCGGAGACACTGAAGTCCGTGCTGAAATCGCCGGCGGTTAAGAGGCCCCTTAAATCGCCGGAGTCATATTTACCTTCCGCCTTGAAACCGGCCTGCGCTGTTTTGCCTTCAAGCGTAAACGCCGTCTTTCCTTTAGCCGGCAACTGGCCGTATTTAAGGAAATTTTGGGCCCCCTTAAATGAAACGTCCAGTTTGCCGCGGGAATATGACAGCGAACATTTTCCGGAGTCCCTGAGAAAAGACAGGTCCGGTAAAAAAGACGAAACGAAAGAAAAACCGCCGGGAAAGGTTTTAATGAGCCCGTCCCTGAAAACGGCGGAGTCCTTCCGCGGCGCGACCGTCTTCTCGAACGCGGCCGCGTAAGTCAATATCGCCTCTTCAAGGACAAAATCGCCGTTCTTTTTAGCGAATTTAGCGCGTAAAACATTCGCGCCCGAAATATTATCAAGCTTAACGGCGGCCGTTCCCGTATCAACACTGTATAAAATATCTCCTTTAAGCTTCAATTCCCGGCCGTAAAAAACAGCGTCTATGTCCGGGTGCGCTATGAAATCTTTGCCGAGTTCATAAGGAGCGTCAAGTTTTAAAAAACTCGCGCCGCTGTTAAAAACTCCCCTGATGCTACCCTTTATGAAAAACACGCCGGAAGCAATACCCCCTTTTCCTTTTATATCCAAATCGCCATATTTCGCGTCAAAAGATTCTATGCTGAAACGCCGGGAATTCCTGTCATTGAAAGAAGCCGCGACGCTGGGTTGTTTCAATTCCATAGCGCCTTTTTTAAAACTTTCGGCAGAGCCCTTTATTCTGAAAACAGGGGCTTTCAAAAATCCTTCCAGGGAAACGGCGGCATCCGCGCCTTCAAAAAGAATATCATCCCGGTCTAAGCGCCCTGATACCCTGAACGAAGCGTCGCCTAACGGCTCATTGCCTAAAGAACTCACTTTCATGTCGCCGCGTAGGCGTAATTGCCCATACTCGGCCGAAATACCGGAAAATTCCGCCGTTTCTTTTGACAACAAAAGGACGCTTTTAAAATCTTTCAGCTCAAAAGCTTCTCCCGCGAAAAAAGATATGCCCGGAAAAACAGCCGAATCCGCGGTCACCACGCCGGACATTTCCATATCCCGGATTTTTCCGTCGCCCAGGGCGGCCCTCATTGTCCCCGAAAAATTCTCGCCTGACAGCTGCGGGGTGGATAAAAAAATGGAGAAAAAATCCATGTTTTTGACGCTGCTCTGCATTTTCCACAGGCCAGTGCCCTCCCTGTCCGCGCGGGAAGACGCGGTGAAATTGCCGGAACGGATATGAACGCGCAGATGGCCGTCATCAATACGTCCGGCGAAAACAAAAGCCCTCTGCAAATCTTTTAAGGTAACGCGCACGCGCCTGAAAAATAAAGACGGCAGCGCGATATCCGCGGGGGCTTTCGGGCTCACCGGGAACAGCTTTGCTATATCCGAACTAACGATTGATATTTCGCTGTCCTCAACGCCGATCTTCCCGGGCGCGACGCCTTTCCTGAGAATAAATAAAAAGGGGAAATATAATGTCACTCTTTTAAAATGAAGCGTTTTTATATACTCGTTATGCGTTATCAGTACAACATCATTCAAGGTGACGGTGCGGATGAAATCGCTCTCAATCGATCCCCATCTCAGATCCGCGCCCGATTCCGCGATCCGGCGGGAAACGGCCGAATTAATTTCTTCCGTGATCCTGCCAAAAGGAAAAAAGGCAAAAAAAGCGGTCACGGCTATTGCCGCTAAGGCAAGGAATTTCAAGAGTGTTTTCATTGGCCGATTATACCAAATTTTTCCTCCTCTCACAGCTTCACGGAATCAATGCCCCTGAAAATGCGCTTTTCAGGGGCATTCCAGTATATCTGCCGCGGATGGTGGTCAAGGCTTGGTCAAATTGCTATAATGCGGGCTATGTTAGAGCTGTTATTTTTGCCTATTTTGTTTTTCTCGGTCATAGTGCACGAGGTCGCGCACGGGTATGCCGCGCTGCGCCTGGGCGACGAGACCGCCCTTTATTCGGGACGGCTGACACTCAACCCCATCCCGCACATCGACCCTGTGGGAACAATAATTTTGCCGCTGTTTCTGTTCATAACCAACGCGGGCTTTTTAATAGGGTGGGCGAAACCCGTACCTGTCAATCCTTATAATTTTGTAAACCCCAGACAGGATTTCGCTAAAGTCGGCGCCGCCGGCCCCCTGGCTAATATAGCGCTCGCCCTGATCTCGGCGATGCTGCTGACAATTATCAATCTGGCCGGACTCATGACGAGCTTCGAGCTGATCGCGGGGCTTCTTCAATACTCTGTTTTCATAAACATACTGCTGGCTGTTTTCAACCTCATACCCATACCGCCGCTGGACGGATCCCGTATCCTCGCGGCCGTACTGCCTTACGACAAAGCCTATAAATACGAGCGGATGATGCGTTTCGGGCCTTTTCTGACGCTGATTGTCCTATGGATGTTCTGGCCTGTCATTTTTACGATCGTCAGAACTATAGCGGGGACTATCCTCTCTGTGGCCTTGTCCATATAAAATTTATGAAAAAAAAGAGAATATTATCCGGCATGCGGCCCACGGGCGCCATGCACCTGGGGCATTTCTTCGGCGCTCTGGGTAACTGGGTCAAAATGCAGGATGAGTATGAGACCTTTTACATGGTCGCCGACTGGCACGCCATGACCACCCTTTATGACAAAACTTCCGACATGGCAGGGATACGCTCTTCCGCGGATGATATGGTCGCCGATTGGCTCGCCTGCGGAATAGACACATCCAAAAGCTGTATTTTCCGCCAGTCGGATGTGCCCGCGCACAGCGAACTCTTTCTCATACTTTCAATGGTCACGCCCCTGGGATGGCTCCAGCGCTGCCCCACCTACAAAGAACAGCTGAAAGAAATAAAGAACCACGACATCGGCACCTTCGGCTTTCTCGGCTATCCGGTACTCCAGGCCTCGGACATCCTCCTCTACCGGGCGCACTGCGTGCCGGTTGGAGAAGACCAGCTGCCCCATCTTGAGATAACGCGTGAAATAGCGCGGCGTTTCAATCACCTCTATCCGGGCCCCGACAAAGTCTTTCCCGAACCCAAAGCGCTGCTGACAGAATCGCCGAGGCTGCTCGGAACGGACGGAAGAAAGATGTCAAAGAGTTACGGCAACGCCGTCAATCTCAGCGATGATGAAAAAACAACGGCAAAAAAGATCTCGCTGATGATCACCGACCCCGAAAGGATACACAAGGACGATGCCGGCCACCCCGAGGTCTGCAGCGTATTCTCTTACTGGAAGGCGATCCCCGGCGAAAAAAACAAAGAAATATCATCGGACTGCAAAAACGCGTCAATCGGATGCGTGGCATGCAAAAAGCTCCTTGCGGAAGAGATAAACCTGCTGCTTTTGCCCGTCAGGGAGGCTCGTAAAAAAATAAGCCCCGAAGAAGTGCATAGCGCGCTGGAGTCCGGCTCGGAAAAGGCAAGAGCCGAAGCGGCGGAAACAATGGCGATAGTCAGGGACAGTATCAAAATATGAACGGAAAAAATTATATCGTCCGGCTCGACGCCTTTGAGGGGCCGCTGGACCTGCTGTTGTGGCTCATCCAGAACAACAACATGGACATCTACGACATTGAAATATCAAAGATCACCGCCCAGTATCTGTCCTTCATCGGGGTGCGGACAGCAGAGCTGGACGCGGCCGCGGACTTTCTCTCCATGGCGACTCTACTCATGCGCATCAAATCCAGCCTCATGCTCCCTAAAGAGAGCCCTGAGTATCAGGAGGCCGTGGAACAGCAGCGGGATCTTTCCGAAAAACTTATGGAATGGAAGAAAATCAAGGAGAGCCGGGGCATCCTTCTGGAAAAACATCAGTCCCGCAAAAACTTCTTCCGTCGGGATGAGCCGGCGGCGGTAGAGATCGATAAAAAAAGCACGCTCAGCGTTTTCGAACTCGCCGATATATTCGCGAATCTCGTCAGGATCCATGACAAAAATTTTGACACGATAACCGGCCCTGAAATATACCTTGAAGACGTTAAGGCGGATATTTTAGAAAGATTCAAATCCGCAGATGAAATTAAGATCTCCGGTATGCTGCAGGCGTTCCCTTCTAAGCTTTATCTGGCCGTACTCATCCTGGCCATACTGGATCTGGCTCACGACGGCATCGCTTCTCTCAGACAGGAAAAGCCTTTCGCCGAAATATATCTGACTTCTATAAACAGGGGGGAGCAGGCTCTCCCGCAGGAAGAAAACTACGCTAAAGAGGTTACTTATGGAAACAGCTGAACTTAAAAAAACGATAGAAGCCTTACTCTTTGTGAGCGGCAAAGGCATTTCTAAAAAAAAGATCGCCGAGATCACGGAAACGCCGCAGGAGAAGATAAGCGAAACGGTCAACGCTCTGAAACAGGAATGGAACAGCAATCACGGCGTGTTTATAGAGGAAATAGGCGGGGGTTACCAGATATCAACCCGGCCTGAATACTCCCCCGCCATCCTGAAACTTTATCCGTGGAAAGGCGTCATGAGGCTGTCGACCTCCGCCGCCGAGGTGCTGTCAATAGTGCTTTACAAGCAGCCCGTGACAACAGCCGAAATAAACGACATACGGGGGGTGGATTCCAGCGGTGTAATAGCGACACTCCTGAAAAACAATCTTATAAAATACAGCGGCCGCAAAGAGGGGCCCGGCAATCCGCGCCTGATAAGGATCAACGAGCCCTTCTACCACATTTTCGGCATAAGGGATGTGTCAGATATCCCGTCATGGCAGGAACTCGGAGGCGCCGAGGAAGAAACGGAAAGCGACGGGGAAGCGCTCGGCGACGAAATCACCGAAGAAGCGGAAACAAACGGTGTAAGTGATGTCCGCGAAGACGGAGAAGAAAAAGAAATATGAAAAAAATAGACACGATCCGTAAACAGATAGACACGGTTGACAGCGAACTGATACACGCTCTTCTGAAAAGGATAAAACTCGCCGAAACCATAGCTTCCTACAAAAAAAACAAGGGAGAGGACATATACCGTCCCGAAAGAGAGGATCAGATCCTGACACAGGCCACAGACAAACTTTCCCAGACAAAGGCCGCTATAACAGAAGAAGTGATGAGGACGGTCATATCCTCCTGCAGGAGCCTGCAGAAAACCCTGTCCGTGTCATACCTGGGGCCGGCGGCCACATTCACGCACAGCGCCGCGGTAAAGATATTCGGGGCTTTCTGCAAATTCCTGCCCGCGGGATCCATAGGGGATGTCTTCAACTCCGTTGAAACAGGCCGCGCC
The Candidatus Omnitrophota bacterium genome window above contains:
- a CDS encoding site-2 protease family protein, yielding MPLKMRFSGAFQYICRGWWSRLGQIAIMRAMLELLFLPILFFSVIVHEVAHGYAALRLGDETALYSGRLTLNPIPHIDPVGTIILPLFLFITNAGFLIGWAKPVPVNPYNFVNPRQDFAKVGAAGPLANIALALISAMLLTIINLAGLMTSFELIAGLLQYSVFINILLAVFNLIPIPPLDGSRILAAVLPYDKAYKYERMMRFGPFLTLIVLWMFWPVIFTIVRTIAGTILSVALSI
- the scpB gene encoding SMC-Scp complex subunit ScpB, which codes for METAELKKTIEALLFVSGKGISKKKIAEITETPQEKISETVNALKQEWNSNHGVFIEEIGGGYQISTRPEYSPAILKLYPWKGVMRLSTSAAEVLSIVLYKQPVTTAEINDIRGVDSSGVIATLLKNNLIKYSGRKEGPGNPRLIRINEPFYHIFGIRDVSDIPSWQELGGAEEETESDGEALGDEITEEAETNGVSDVREDGEEKEI
- the trpS gene encoding tryptophan--tRNA ligase, translating into MKKKRILSGMRPTGAMHLGHFFGALGNWVKMQDEYETFYMVADWHAMTTLYDKTSDMAGIRSSADDMVADWLACGIDTSKSCIFRQSDVPAHSELFLILSMVTPLGWLQRCPTYKEQLKEIKNHDIGTFGFLGYPVLQASDILLYRAHCVPVGEDQLPHLEITREIARRFNHLYPGPDKVFPEPKALLTESPRLLGTDGRKMSKSYGNAVNLSDDEKTTAKKISLMITDPERIHKDDAGHPEVCSVFSYWKAIPGEKNKEISSDCKNASIGCVACKKLLAEEINLLLLPVREARKKISPEEVHSALESGSEKARAEAAETMAIVRDSIKI